The genomic window TAGATATTTTATCAGTGTTTAAAGAAAATGGCTTGTTTAATTATGAAGTATCTGAGGAATTAGTAGGTGGTGCTGCGATTGATGCAGTTGGGAAACCACTTCCTGAAAAAACAGTTGAAAGTTGTCAATCATCAGATGCGATTTTACTAGGAGCTATTGGTGGACCAAAGTGGGACCATTGTAAGGAACGACCAGAAGCCGGACTTTTAGCACTTAGAAAACAATTATCGTTGTATGCTAATATTCGTCCAATTCAAGTTTCAGAAGAACTTGTTCATTTATCACCTATTAAAGAAGATATAATTACAGGTACGGATTTTGTGATTGTTCGTGAGTTGACTGGAGGTATTTATTTTGGTGAACCACGCGAATTAAATGAAGAGGATGCGTTAGATACATGCATTTATACAAAAGAAGAGATTGAGCGTATCATGCGTGCAGCATTTGAATTAGCTCAAACAAGACGAAAAAAAGTCACATCGGTTGATAAATCAAATGTACTAGCAACAAGCAAATTGTGGCGTCAGGTGGCAATTGAGGTGAGTAAAGATTATCCAAATGTGACACTAGAACATCAATTAGTGGATTCTTGTGCGATGGTGATGATTACGAAACCAAAAGAATTTGATGTTATCGTGACTGAAAATATGTTTGGCGATATTTTAAGTGATGAAGCTTCAGTGTTAACTGGAAGTTTAGGAGTATTAGCTAGTTCTAGTTTATCTAAAACAGGTATTCATTTATTTGAGCCAATTCATGGTTCAGCGCCAGATATCGCTGGTCAAAATATGGCAAATCCATTATCGATGATTTATTCAGTGTCGATGATGTTACGAGATAGTTTTAAACAATATAAATTGGCTGACATGGTGGATGAAGCAGTTAGACAAGTGATGAAAAAAGGTATTATGACAAAAGATTTAGGTGGAAGTTATTCAACAACTGATGTCACTCAACACATTCGTCAGGAATTGATAGAAATTATAGGAGGTTAAACATATGAAAACAACACTATTTGATAAAGTATGGAACAAGCATGTCGTTGCAGGAAACGCTGGTGAACCTCAATTGTTATACATTGACCTTCACTTGATTCATGAAGTGACGTCACCTCAAGCATTTGAAGGATTAAGACTTGCTAATCGTCCACTTAGACGTCCGGATTTAACGTTTGGAACAATGGATCATAATGTTCCCACAAAAGACATTTACAATATTTCTGATTTAGTTGCAAAAAAACAAATTGAAGCACTTGAAAAAAATTGTGCTGAGTTTAATGTGTCATTATTTGGTAATGGACATGATAAACAAGGTATCGTTCACATGATTGGACCAGAAACTGGCGTGACACAACCTGGTAAAACCATTGTTTGTGGTGACTCTCATACAGCGACTCATGGAGCATTTGGTGCGATTGCATTTGGTATTGGGACCAGTGAGGTAGAACATGTATTTGCAACACAAACATTATGGCAAACAAAACCTAAAAATATGGGTGTTAAAATTACTGGTGATTTGCAAAAAGGTGTTTATGCCAAAGATATTATTTTGTATTTGATTTCAAAATACGGAGTAGACTTTGGTACTGGATACGCAGTGGAATATTATGGTTCAACGATTGAAGGATTAACAATGGAAGAACGTATGAGTATTTGTAACATGTCCATTGAAGGTGGTGCGAAAATGGGGATGGTCGCGCCTGATGATACAACATTTGATTATGTAAAGGGTCGTGAGTTTGCACCAAAAAATTGGGATCAAGCTATTGAAGAATGGCGGACATTAAAAACAGATGATGAGTCATGTTTTGACAGAATTATTGAAATTGATGCTAAAGACATTGCTCCTCAAGTAAGCTGGGGAACGAATCCAGGTATGTGTGTATCTGTTGATGAAGCTTTCCCAGAAATTAAAGATGAAAATGACACAAGAGCCTACGATTACATGGACCTAAAACCAGGTGGGTATGCTAAAGATATTGAGTTGGGTTATGTATTTATCGGCTCATGCACAAATGGTCGCTTATCTGATTTGGAGGAAGCAGCAAAAATTGTCAAAGGCAAAAAAATTCATGATGGGATTACTGGGATTGTCGTTCCAGGATCACGTCCAGTGAAAAAAGCAGCTGAAAAAATTGGTTTAGATAAAATATTTGAAGAAGCTGGATTTGAGTGGCGTGAACCGGGATGTTCTATGTGTTTGGGAATGAATCCTGACCAAGTCCCAACCGGTGTTCATTGTGCTTCAACATCTAACAGAAATTTTGAAGGACGACAAGGGAAAGGTGCGAGAACACATCTTTGCAGTCCAGCAATGGCGGCTACAGCTGCAATAAATGGTCATTTTGTTGATATTAGAGAGGAGATGGCATAATGGAAGCAATCAATCATTATGAGGGATATGTTGTGCCGATATTAAATGATAATATTGATACAGACCAAATTATTCCGAAAAACTTTTTAAAACGAATCGAAAAAACAGGGTTTGGTCAGTTTTTATTTGATGAATGGCGTTATTTAGATAACCGTGATGAAAACCCTGACTTTATTCTAAATAATGAAGAATATAAAAATGCAACGATTTTACTAACAGGTGATAACTTTGGGTGTGGATCATCTCGTGAACACGCGGTATGGGCATTAGATGATTACGGATTTCGTGTGATTATTGCGGGTGGATATAGTGATATTTTCTACATGAATTCTATTAACAATGGATTACTACCAATTATCTTACCAAAAGAAGAACGAGAAAAAATTGCAAAAGTAAAAGCAACTGATACAATTAAAATTGAGTTGGACAATCAATTAATCAAAGTAGGAGATGAATCGATTCACTTTGATATTGATAAAAAATGGCGTGATAAATTAATTAGCGGTTTAGATGAAATTGATGAAACAATGGCTTATAAAGACCAAATTTTGGCTTATGAAAAAGTACAGGGCATTTAATGATTAGCGGGTAAGTGGAGACATTTACTCGCTTTTTGGTGTGTAAAGGAGAAAAGAGATGGATGTACAACTTAAACAAGTGACAGAAAAGGATGAAAAGATCATAACAGAGATATTGATTAGGTCTTTTGATTCAGACACAAAATATTATTTTGGTGAAAACGCAGTAGGTGGCCCACCAGGATATGATGATGGATTATTAGCAAGAAAAATCATTAAAGCAGAGAATTTAAGTAGT from Vagococcus martis includes these protein-coding regions:
- the leuB gene encoding 3-isopropylmalate dehydrogenase, which translates into the protein MTKITVLKGDGIGPEIMDAGLDILSVFKENGLFNYEVSEELVGGAAIDAVGKPLPEKTVESCQSSDAILLGAIGGPKWDHCKERPEAGLLALRKQLSLYANIRPIQVSEELVHLSPIKEDIITGTDFVIVRELTGGIYFGEPRELNEEDALDTCIYTKEEIERIMRAAFELAQTRRKKVTSVDKSNVLATSKLWRQVAIEVSKDYPNVTLEHQLVDSCAMVMITKPKEFDVIVTENMFGDILSDEASVLTGSLGVLASSSLSKTGIHLFEPIHGSAPDIAGQNMANPLSMIYSVSMMLRDSFKQYKLADMVDEAVRQVMKKGIMTKDLGGSYSTTDVTQHIRQELIEIIGG
- the leuC gene encoding 3-isopropylmalate dehydratase large subunit — its product is MKTTLFDKVWNKHVVAGNAGEPQLLYIDLHLIHEVTSPQAFEGLRLANRPLRRPDLTFGTMDHNVPTKDIYNISDLVAKKQIEALEKNCAEFNVSLFGNGHDKQGIVHMIGPETGVTQPGKTIVCGDSHTATHGAFGAIAFGIGTSEVEHVFATQTLWQTKPKNMGVKITGDLQKGVYAKDIILYLISKYGVDFGTGYAVEYYGSTIEGLTMEERMSICNMSIEGGAKMGMVAPDDTTFDYVKGREFAPKNWDQAIEEWRTLKTDDESCFDRIIEIDAKDIAPQVSWGTNPGMCVSVDEAFPEIKDENDTRAYDYMDLKPGGYAKDIELGYVFIGSCTNGRLSDLEEAAKIVKGKKIHDGITGIVVPGSRPVKKAAEKIGLDKIFEEAGFEWREPGCSMCLGMNPDQVPTGVHCASTSNRNFEGRQGKGARTHLCSPAMAATAAINGHFVDIREEMA
- the leuD gene encoding 3-isopropylmalate dehydratase small subunit → MEAINHYEGYVVPILNDNIDTDQIIPKNFLKRIEKTGFGQFLFDEWRYLDNRDENPDFILNNEEYKNATILLTGDNFGCGSSREHAVWALDDYGFRVIIAGGYSDIFYMNSINNGLLPIILPKEEREKIAKVKATDTIKIELDNQLIKVGDESIHFDIDKKWRDKLISGLDEIDETMAYKDQILAYEKVQGI